Proteins encoded together in one Variovorax paradoxus EPS window:
- the trmD gene encoding tRNA (guanosine(37)-N1)-methyltransferase TrmD has product MRFDVLTLFPELFAPFMASGVTRRAYESKQVEVVLWNPRDFAQGNYKRVDDRPFGGGPGMVMMAEPLAACLDAALAARGAEAPVVLFSPIGEALRHGAVEKWSASEGAVLVCGRYEGIDQRFIDTRVTHQISLGDFVLSGGEIAAMALLDAVARLQPGVLGDEASHVQDSFNPALDGLLDCPHYTRPEQWNGQGVPAPLLSGHHAQIERWRRDQRLAMTAAKRPDLIDAARAADRLDKADETALKKKL; this is encoded by the coding sequence ATGCGCTTCGACGTCCTCACGCTCTTTCCCGAACTGTTCGCGCCTTTCATGGCCAGCGGCGTGACGCGTCGCGCCTACGAATCGAAGCAGGTCGAGGTCGTGCTCTGGAATCCGCGCGATTTCGCTCAGGGCAACTACAAGCGCGTGGACGACCGCCCCTTCGGCGGCGGTCCCGGCATGGTGATGATGGCCGAGCCGCTGGCGGCCTGCCTCGATGCGGCGCTGGCTGCGCGCGGAGCGGAAGCGCCGGTCGTGCTGTTCTCGCCCATCGGTGAGGCGCTGCGCCACGGGGCGGTCGAAAAATGGTCGGCCAGCGAGGGCGCAGTGCTGGTCTGCGGCCGCTACGAAGGCATCGACCAGCGTTTCATCGATACGCGCGTCACCCACCAGATCAGCCTCGGCGACTTCGTCCTCTCCGGCGGCGAGATCGCGGCCATGGCGCTGCTCGATGCTGTGGCGCGGCTGCAGCCGGGGGTGTTGGGCGACGAGGCCAGCCATGTGCAGGACAGCTTCAACCCCGCGCTCGATGGCTTGCTCGACTGCCCGCACTACACGCGGCCGGAGCAGTGGAACGGGCAGGGTGTTCCCGCGCCGTTGCTCTCGGGCCACCACGCGCAGATCGAGCGCTGGCGCCGCGACCAGCGACTGGCCATGACGGCTGCCAAGCGCCCTGATCTGATCGACGCCGCCCGCGCCGCCGACCGCCTGGACAAAGCCGATGAGACGGCTCTGAAAAAAAAGCTATAA
- a CDS encoding DUF47 domain-containing protein, translating into MFGKLLPREGNFFEMFNQHAERIVEAARAFEQLVANYSDVHLREQYNRDVDNAERAADRVTHDVNRLIHKTFITPIDREQIHKLINTMDDVADLIQDSAETMALYDVRHMTDEIVRLTALSVKCCDRLKDAVKFLGKIADPAVAEATLKTCEEIDRLESDADRVMRSAMSKLFREEPDVREVIKLKAIYELLETITDKCEDVANVIEGIVLENS; encoded by the coding sequence ATGTTCGGCAAGCTGCTGCCCCGCGAGGGCAATTTCTTCGAGATGTTCAACCAGCACGCCGAGCGCATCGTGGAGGCGGCGAGGGCTTTCGAGCAACTCGTCGCCAACTACAGCGACGTGCACCTGCGGGAGCAGTACAACCGCGACGTCGACAACGCCGAGCGCGCGGCCGACCGTGTGACGCACGACGTCAACCGGCTGATCCACAAGACCTTCATCACGCCCATCGACCGCGAGCAGATCCACAAGCTCATCAACACGATGGACGACGTGGCCGACCTGATCCAGGACTCGGCCGAGACGATGGCGCTGTACGACGTGCGCCACATGACCGACGAGATCGTGCGCCTGACCGCCCTGAGCGTGAAGTGCTGCGACCGCCTGAAGGACGCCGTCAAGTTCCTCGGCAAGATCGCCGACCCGGCCGTGGCCGAGGCGACGCTCAAGACCTGCGAGGAAATCGATCGCCTCGAATCGGACGCCGACCGCGTGATGCGCAGCGCCATGAGCAAGCTGTTCCGCGAGGAGCCCGATGTGCGCGAGGTGATCAAGCTGAAGGCGATCTACGAGCTGCTCGAGACGATCACCGACAAGTGCGAGGACGTGGCCAACGTTATCGAGGGCATCGTCCTCGAGAATTCCTGA
- a CDS encoding CoA pyrophosphatase, translating into MTTSSTSPQDASLEPVNAVAPSTLPPFDPRKAPFTVRNDGLPAVPPAQLTAQALRARFETPPVWTPELRREPRMTERVPAQAAVLVPIVQRPQGATVLLTERTAHLSTHSGQVAFPGGRVDPEDANVAAAALREAWEEVGLSAQYIEVLGNLPTYTTVTSFIVTPVVALVQPGFELAINPYEVADAFEVPLAWLMDPANHRHHTVPAPDGTKRQWYSMPYQDGADERFVWGATAGMLRNLYRFLAA; encoded by the coding sequence TTGACCACCTCATCCACATCCCCGCAGGACGCCTCCCTCGAACCGGTCAACGCCGTGGCTCCGTCCACGCTGCCGCCGTTCGATCCGCGCAAGGCGCCCTTCACGGTGAGGAACGATGGATTGCCGGCGGTGCCGCCCGCGCAGTTGACGGCGCAGGCCCTGCGGGCGCGTTTCGAAACGCCGCCGGTCTGGACGCCGGAACTGCGCCGCGAGCCGCGAATGACCGAGCGCGTACCCGCCCAGGCTGCCGTGCTCGTGCCGATCGTGCAGCGCCCGCAAGGCGCGACCGTGCTGCTAACCGAGCGCACTGCGCACCTCTCCACCCATTCGGGTCAGGTCGCGTTTCCCGGCGGCCGCGTCGATCCCGAAGATGCGAACGTTGCAGCCGCCGCGTTGCGCGAGGCTTGGGAAGAGGTCGGCCTCTCCGCGCAATACATCGAGGTGCTCGGCAACCTGCCGACCTATACGACGGTCACGTCCTTCATCGTGACGCCAGTGGTCGCGCTGGTGCAGCCCGGCTTCGAACTCGCCATCAATCCCTACGAAGTCGCCGATGCCTTCGAGGTGCCGCTCGCGTGGCTGATGGACCCGGCCAACCATCGCCACCACACCGTGCCCGCACCCGACGGCACGAAGCGCCAGTGGTATTCGATGCCCTATCAGGACGGCGCCGACGAGCGCTTCGTCTGGGGCGCGACTGCCGGCATGCTGCGCAATCTTTACCGTTTCCTCGCCGCCTGA
- a CDS encoding inorganic phosphate transporter has protein sequence MATVQVALWVVIVLVALAILFDFMNGFHDAANSIATVVSTGVLKPGQAVVFAAFFNLIAIFIFHLSVAATVGKGIAQPGVVDVHVVFGALIGAISWNLVTWYYGIPSSSSHALIGGIVGAVIAKTGTTGLVASGIWKTVAFIFVSPLLGFLLGSAMMVVVAWGFRRATPSRVDRWFRRLQLVSAGAYSLGHGGNDAQKTIGIIWMLLIATGYASAGDAAPPSWVIISCYAAIALGTMFGGWRIVKTMGQKITKLKPVGGFCAETGGALTLFLATALGIPVSTTHTITGAIVGVGSTQRASAVRWGVAGNIVWAWIFTIPASAFVAAIAYWLSMQLF, from the coding sequence ATGGCAACGGTTCAGGTCGCCCTCTGGGTGGTGATAGTTCTGGTCGCGCTGGCGATCCTGTTCGACTTCATGAACGGGTTCCACGACGCCGCCAATTCGATCGCGACGGTGGTTTCCACGGGCGTGCTCAAGCCGGGGCAGGCCGTGGTGTTCGCGGCGTTCTTCAACCTGATTGCGATCTTCATCTTCCATTTGAGCGTGGCGGCCACGGTGGGCAAGGGCATCGCCCAGCCCGGCGTGGTCGATGTGCACGTGGTGTTCGGTGCGCTCATCGGTGCCATCAGCTGGAACCTCGTGACCTGGTACTACGGCATCCCGAGCAGCTCGTCGCACGCGTTGATCGGCGGCATCGTGGGCGCCGTGATCGCCAAGACCGGCACGACCGGCCTCGTGGCCTCGGGCATCTGGAAGACGGTGGCGTTCATCTTCGTGTCGCCGCTGCTGGGCTTCCTGCTGGGCTCGGCAATGATGGTCGTGGTGGCATGGGGCTTCCGGCGCGCCACGCCGTCGCGGGTGGACCGCTGGTTCCGGCGGCTGCAGTTGGTTTCGGCCGGCGCCTACAGCCTGGGCCACGGCGGCAACGATGCACAGAAGACCATCGGCATCATCTGGATGCTGCTGATCGCCACCGGCTACGCCTCGGCCGGCGACGCGGCACCGCCGAGCTGGGTCATCATCAGTTGCTACGCCGCGATCGCGCTGGGCACCATGTTCGGCGGCTGGCGCATCGTGAAGACGATGGGCCAGAAGATCACCAAGCTGAAGCCCGTGGGCGGCTTCTGCGCAGAAACCGGCGGCGCGCTGACGCTGTTCCTGGCAACGGCGCTGGGCATTCCGGTGTCGACCACCCACACCATCACCGGCGCCATCGTCGGCGTGGGCTCTACGCAGCGTGCGAGCGCAGTGCGTTGGGGCGTGGCAGGGAACATCGTGTGGGCGTGGATCTTCACGATCCCGGCGTCGGCCTTCGTGGCCGCGATAGCCTACTGGCTCAGCATGCAGCTCTTCTGA
- a CDS encoding GNAT family N-acetyltransferase — translation MTLSIRPSRDDDVAAITAIYAHHVLHGTGTFETEAPSATDMAARRADVLSKNLPYLVAEEDGEVLGFAYCNWFKPRPAYRFSAEDSIYMAQSARGKGLGAKLLAALSQAAEAVGVRKLIAVIGDSANAGSVGVHRSQGFTHVGVLKDCGWKFGEWRDVVLMEKVLGEGSTTKPE, via the coding sequence ATGACCCTCTCCATCCGCCCCAGCCGCGACGACGACGTCGCTGCCATCACTGCCATCTACGCCCACCATGTGCTGCACGGCACGGGCACCTTCGAGACCGAGGCGCCCTCCGCCACCGACATGGCTGCGCGCCGCGCTGACGTGCTGAGCAAAAATCTGCCCTACCTGGTCGCCGAAGAAGACGGCGAAGTGCTCGGCTTTGCCTACTGCAACTGGTTCAAGCCGCGCCCGGCCTACCGTTTTTCGGCCGAAGACTCGATCTACATGGCGCAGTCAGCACGCGGCAAGGGTCTGGGCGCCAAGCTGCTGGCGGCGCTCTCGCAGGCCGCCGAAGCCGTTGGCGTACGCAAGCTCATAGCAGTGATCGGCGACTCGGCCAACGCCGGTTCTGTCGGCGTCCACCGAAGCCAAGGCTTCACCCACGTGGGTGTGCTGAAAGACTGCGGCTGGAAGTTCGGCGAATGGCGCGACGTGGTCCTGATGGAAAAGGTGCTCGGCGAAGGCAGCACGACAAAACCCGAATGA
- the rimM gene encoding ribosome maturation factor RimM (Essential for efficient processing of 16S rRNA), whose protein sequence is MLPALEAAELPADAIEVGRIADAWGIKGWFKVLPHSAQPEALFSSKRWFLQAPGASANAAFRLAIREAKEHSDCIVASSEEVPDRNAAEALRGARVFVPRSSFPTAGDDEYYWVDLIGLSVVNREGVTLGTVRELLATGPQTTLVLTAEEDGKNVERMVPFVSVFVDKVDLAGRLITVDWQPEF, encoded by the coding sequence ATGTTGCCCGCACTCGAAGCCGCCGAATTGCCGGCGGACGCGATCGAGGTAGGACGCATCGCCGATGCCTGGGGCATCAAGGGCTGGTTCAAGGTCCTGCCCCACAGCGCCCAGCCCGAGGCGCTTTTTTCTTCCAAGCGCTGGTTCCTGCAGGCTCCCGGAGCCTCGGCGAACGCCGCTTTCCGGCTCGCGATCCGCGAAGCCAAAGAACATTCCGACTGCATCGTCGCCTCGTCCGAAGAGGTGCCTGACCGCAATGCGGCCGAGGCCCTGCGCGGCGCGCGCGTGTTCGTGCCGCGCTCGAGTTTCCCGACGGCCGGCGACGACGAGTACTACTGGGTCGATCTGATCGGCTTGTCGGTCGTCAACCGCGAAGGCGTGACGCTCGGCACTGTGCGCGAGCTGCTCGCCACCGGCCCGCAGACCACGCTGGTGCTCACCGCCGAAGAAGACGGCAAGAACGTCGAGCGCATGGTGCCCTTCGTTTCTGTTTTCGTCGACAAGGTCGATCTGGCCGGCCGTCTCATCACGGTCGACTGGCAACCCGAGTTCTGA
- the rplS gene encoding 50S ribosomal protein L19: MNLIETLEQEEIARLGKKIPDFMPGDTVIVSVSVVEGTRKRVQAYEGVVIAKRNRGLNSGFTVRKISSGEGVERTFQTYSPLIAGIEVKRRGDVRRAKLYYLRERSGRSARIKEKLPGKSQAAAAAK; encoded by the coding sequence ATGAACCTCATCGAAACCCTCGAGCAGGAAGAAATCGCCCGCCTCGGCAAGAAGATCCCCGATTTCATGCCCGGTGACACGGTCATCGTCAGTGTGAGCGTCGTCGAAGGCACCCGCAAGCGCGTGCAGGCCTACGAAGGCGTCGTGATCGCCAAGCGCAATCGCGGCCTCAACAGCGGCTTCACCGTGCGCAAGATCTCCAGCGGCGAAGGCGTGGAACGTACTTTCCAGACCTACAGCCCGCTGATCGCCGGCATCGAAGTCAAGCGTCGTGGCGATGTGCGCCGCGCCAAGCTGTACTACCTGCGCGAGCGCAGCGGCCGTTCGGCACGTATCAAGGAAAAGCTGCCGGGCAAGTCGCAAGCAGCAGCGGCCGCCAAGTAA
- the rpsP gene encoding 30S ribosomal protein S16: protein MVVIRLSRGGSKGRPFFNIVVSDKRVRRDGRFIERLGFYNPTAKENEESIRIAQDRLTYWKSVGAQASPTVLRLIKQAAAAAPKAAA from the coding sequence ATGGTCGTCATTCGACTCTCCCGCGGCGGCTCCAAAGGCCGTCCGTTCTTCAACATCGTCGTGTCGGACAAGCGCGTTCGCCGCGATGGCCGTTTCATCGAGCGCCTGGGTTTCTACAACCCGACCGCCAAGGAAAACGAAGAAAGCATCCGCATTGCCCAGGATCGCCTGACCTACTGGAAGAGCGTTGGCGCCCAAGCCTCGCCCACGGTCCTGCGCCTGATCAAGCAAGCTGCAGCCGCAGCCCCCAAGGCGGCAGCCTAA